A genomic region of Pseudomonas sp. MPC6 contains the following coding sequences:
- the fliG gene encoding flagellar motor switch protein FliG produces MNDRAAADKLSKVDKAAILLLSLGSTDAAQVLRHMGPKEVQRVGVAMAQMGNVHREQVEQVMSEFVEIVGDQTSLGVGSDDYVRKMLTQALGEEKANGLIDRILLGGNTSGLDSLKWMEPRAVADVIRYEHPQIQAIVVAYLDPDQAGEVLGNFDHKVRLDIILRVSALNTVQPAALKELNQILEKQFSGASNASRTNLGGIKRAADIMNFLDSSVEGQLMDSIREVDEDLSGRIEDLMFVFNNLADVDDRGIQALLREVSSDVLVLALKGSDENVKDKIFKNMSKRAAELLRDDLEAKGPVRVSDVETAQKEILTIARRMAEAGEIVLGGKGGEEMI; encoded by the coding sequence ATGAATGATAGAGCCGCTGCCGACAAACTGTCCAAGGTCGACAAAGCCGCGATCCTGCTGCTGTCCCTGGGCTCCACCGACGCCGCCCAGGTGTTGCGCCACATGGGCCCGAAAGAGGTGCAGCGCGTGGGCGTGGCCATGGCGCAGATGGGCAACGTGCACCGCGAGCAGGTCGAGCAGGTGATGAGCGAGTTCGTCGAGATCGTCGGCGACCAGACCAGCCTGGGCGTCGGCTCCGACGACTACGTGCGCAAAATGCTGACCCAGGCCCTGGGCGAAGAAAAGGCCAACGGCCTGATCGACCGCATCCTGCTGGGCGGCAACACCAGTGGCCTTGACAGCCTGAAATGGATGGAGCCGCGTGCCGTCGCCGACGTGATCCGTTATGAGCACCCGCAGATCCAGGCCATCGTGGTCGCCTACCTCGACCCGGACCAGGCCGGTGAGGTGCTGGGCAATTTCGACCACAAGGTGCGCCTGGACATTATCTTGCGCGTGTCTGCGCTCAACACCGTGCAGCCAGCCGCCCTGAAAGAGCTCAACCAGATTCTCGAGAAGCAGTTCTCCGGCGCCTCGAATGCCTCGCGTACCAACCTGGGGGGCATCAAGCGCGCGGCCGACATCATGAACTTCCTCGACAGCTCGGTGGAAGGCCAGTTGATGGACTCGATCCGCGAAGTCGACGAAGACCTGTCCGGCCGGATCGAAGACCTGATGTTCGTGTTCAACAACCTGGCCGATGTCGACGACCGCGGAATCCAGGCATTGCTGCGCGAAGTGTCCTCCGATGTGCTGGTGCTGGCCCTCAAGGGCTCGGACGAAAACGTCAAGGACAAGATCTTCAAGAACATGTCCAAGCGCGCGGCCGAACTGTTGCGCGACGACCTCGAGGCCAAGGGCCCGGTGCGCGTCAGCGACGTGGAAACCGCGCAGAAAGAAATCCTCACCATTGCCCGCCGTATGGCCGAAGCCGGAGAAATCGTTCTCGGCGGGAAGGGCGGCGAAGAGATGATCTGA